One Candidatus Eisenbacteria bacterium genomic region harbors:
- a CDS encoding tetratricopeptide repeat protein, which translates to MSAKRAKKTARGGERDTGGFFSAMWCVFLLLHVAASYLWPDRIWGAHHLGFLPAWFAAAWVAVAAAFLAPATGEKAGRLLERGAEKLGGRAVATVAASVFAFLLFLLFRSRNLFLGDGWLLSGIIDRGDAYDFGHAGFFTVQLYEGALALFRAVRPAVGAAAAMALVNALFGVPVLLLAPRIAAELVEERRARVVVAASILLSGGIFFFFGHVENYTPMQAAALLFLWASIRFLRGRSGVAAPTAALVLAVLLHHTAAVFAPAWFVLLLTGPRLSRNVRVLLGAAAAAAATAGALLLRRAAGVYSDGSPFLPLLEKGSHSWTFLSPDHLSFLGNLLLLLLGGALLFPFLRLPRRSAAGKGGAERRIVLFLAVSSGGGLLFPLLTDPLLGARDWDLMALSLFPLLLFLAAFCLSGRRPLSTRATSLLVGAMLLHTVPWIAVNTGRDRAVRMTLAMVARDPHYANPELRAPTALAVLLNQAGYAEEAEVYLQRSLKLKSRAVDYVNLGKSRGGSGDMEGAIAFFLRALESDSTYADAWLNLAVARVRSGDSAGAERDLRRLLRIEPDHLPGWMMLGNLLGEQGRIDETEAVFERCVELDDGDASSWEKLGILRARAGKRGPAMEAFRRAIRLDPKREQARSLLAELERMGEGDGSAPKD; encoded by the coding sequence ATGAGCGCTAAGCGCGCGAAAAAAACGGCGCGCGGCGGTGAGCGGGACACCGGCGGTTTTTTCTCGGCGATGTGGTGCGTTTTCCTTCTCCTCCACGTCGCGGCTTCCTATCTGTGGCCGGATCGGATCTGGGGGGCGCACCACCTCGGTTTTCTCCCCGCCTGGTTCGCGGCGGCCTGGGTCGCCGTCGCCGCGGCGTTCCTCGCGCCGGCTACGGGAGAGAAGGCCGGCCGCCTGCTGGAGCGAGGCGCGGAAAAGCTCGGCGGGCGCGCCGTCGCCACCGTCGCCGCCTCCGTCTTCGCTTTTCTTCTCTTTCTTCTTTTCCGCTCCCGAAATCTATTCCTCGGCGACGGCTGGCTTCTCTCCGGGATCATCGACAGGGGGGACGCCTACGATTTCGGACACGCCGGATTTTTTACGGTTCAATTGTACGAGGGGGCTCTCGCGCTGTTTCGGGCGGTTCGTCCCGCAGTCGGCGCCGCCGCCGCGATGGCGTTGGTGAACGCTCTCTTCGGCGTGCCGGTTCTTCTGCTCGCGCCGCGGATCGCGGCCGAATTGGTCGAGGAGCGGCGCGCCCGCGTCGTCGTCGCCGCGTCGATCCTCCTCTCCGGCGGGATCTTCTTCTTCTTCGGCCACGTCGAGAACTACACGCCCATGCAGGCGGCGGCGCTCCTCTTCCTTTGGGCGTCGATTCGTTTTCTGCGCGGCCGATCGGGAGTCGCCGCGCCGACCGCCGCGCTGGTCCTGGCCGTTCTGCTCCACCATACCGCCGCCGTTTTCGCGCCGGCATGGTTCGTCCTTCTGCTGACCGGTCCGCGGCTCAGCCGGAACGTACGAGTCCTTCTCGGCGCGGCGGCCGCCGCGGCGGCGACGGCGGGCGCGCTTCTCCTCCGCCGGGCGGCGGGCGTTTATTCAGACGGTTCCCCCTTCCTCCCCCTCCTCGAGAAGGGGAGCCACTCCTGGACCTTCCTGTCGCCGGACCATCTCTCATTCCTCGGTAACCTGCTCCTCCTCCTTCTCGGCGGCGCGCTCCTGTTCCCCTTTCTCCGCTTGCCGCGGCGGTCCGCCGCCGGAAAGGGAGGAGCCGAAAGGAGGATCGTTCTTTTCCTCGCCGTTTCCTCCGGGGGAGGGCTCCTCTTTCCGCTCCTCACCGATCCGCTTCTCGGCGCGCGGGACTGGGATCTGATGGCGCTTTCCCTCTTCCCTCTCCTTCTCTTCCTCGCGGCGTTCTGCCTCTCCGGAAGGAGGCCGCTTTCGACGCGGGCCACGTCGCTTCTCGTAGGCGCGATGCTCCTCCACACCGTTCCCTGGATCGCCGTCAACACGGGCCGGGATCGGGCGGTGCGGATGACCCTCGCCATGGTCGCCCGGGATCCGCACTACGCGAACCCGGAACTCCGTGCGCCCACCGCGCTCGCCGTCCTTCTGAACCAGGCCGGTTACGCTGAAGAAGCGGAGGTTTACCTGCAAAGATCCTTGAAACTGAAGTCGCGCGCCGTGGACTACGTGAATCTGGGAAAGAGCCGCGGGGGGAGCGGGGACATGGAGGGGGCGATCGCCTTCTTCCTGCGCGCGCTGGAGTCGGACTCGACCTACGCCGACGCCTGGTTGAACCTGGCCGTGGCGCGCGTGCGCTCCGGCGACTCGGCCGGAGCGGAGAGAGATCTCCGGCGTTTGCTCCGGATCGAGCCGGACCACCTTCCCGGCTGGATGATGCTCGGCAATCTTCTCGGTGAGCAGGGACGGATCGATGAAACGGAGGCGGTCTTCGAGCGGTGCGTCGAGTTGGACGACGGAGACGCCTCGTCCTGGGAGAAGCTCGGCATTCTGCGCGCCCGGGCCGGGAAGAGGGGGCCGGCGATGGAGGCTTTCCGCCGCGCGATCCGGCTCGATCCGAAACGCGAGCAGGCCCGGTCGCTTCTCGCCGAACTGGAGAGGATGGGGGAAGGGGACGGTTCCGCGCCGAAGGATTGA
- a CDS encoding PTS sugar transporter subunit IIA: MTPLLSELIGPDHVLLPLEAESKEEVLDELIRFLIRLIGREDLEEAVRKGVWAREREISTGIGRGVAIPHAELDADIEPAAVLAVSPAGVPFDALDSEPVHILFLLICSGRQPEFRLGVLSRLSGLLGDRSIRQRLRESATAEAVVDVIRDYEGKEA; this comes from the coding sequence ATGACACCGCTTCTTTCCGAACTCATCGGTCCGGATCACGTCCTCCTTCCGCTCGAAGCGGAATCCAAGGAGGAGGTGCTGGACGAGCTTATCCGTTTCCTGATTCGCCTGATCGGGCGGGAGGACCTGGAGGAAGCGGTGCGGAAGGGCGTCTGGGCGCGGGAACGGGAGATCTCCACCGGTATCGGGAGGGGGGTGGCGATTCCCCACGCCGAGCTGGACGCGGACATCGAGCCCGCCGCGGTGCTGGCCGTCTCCCCGGCGGGAGTTCCCTTCGACGCCCTCGATTCCGAGCCGGTTCACATTCTCTTTCTCCTGATCTGCTCCGGCCGACAGCCGGAATTCCGGCTCGGCGTGCTCTCCCGCCTTTCCGGACTCCTCGGGGACCGTTCGATCCGGCAACGGCTCCGCGAGTCGGCGACGGCGGAGGCGGTGGTGGACGTCATTCGGGATTATGAAGGGAAGGAAGCTTAG
- a CDS encoding tetratricopeptide repeat protein — translation MRNKAAAAAIGSVLLLALVLRGAYFFSLADHPEFRTPMLDARWFHQQALSILDGRWEGAEAVFRAPLYPLFLAGVYRVLGADPAAARALQLFLGCIAVLLSIRLGGRIFGRTAGLITGVLAAADWIVIHFEGELLIASILPLLATVLLLALLRAERSSRARTSLLAGALLGLFAAARPNVLLFLPAAAFLLGRVERRRGLFLIAGALLLIAPITVRNRIVSGEWILLSSQGGLNFYIGNNREADGMHAAFPGLPSWVNEDVERVTAVRIGHRPSPNETSRYWLGEALREIGGDPVRFAGRFARKAYFLLSSYEVGNNRDLTLFRQSDPVLRLPLLSFGVLLPLALTGMFFRRRSGPGRYLLESYLLFYGASVALFFVCARFRVPLLPALFPLAARGLLVLSAPIRERRFRAAAAPLLFFFALQAGISVDPFHAKRSAVGQDAFHRGNVHARRDEPEKAVAAYREAIERIPDFPGAHYHLGVVLLGMGREEEGIRELEEAMRLDPSNPRVPVGLAEHLASQGERREAERLYRSAIRADPYFPGAVMGLGGLLAEEGRAEEAEPLLRRGLDLAPGEPAALLNLGKFLASTGREEEARPLLERLTRVAPDRKEGWFELGLLLHRGGDPAAAAKAYRNAARLDPADRRSRMNLALALRQIGDGEGAARVLREVIAAHPEDGEARRRLEDLRGEAGD, via the coding sequence ATGCGAAACAAAGCCGCCGCGGCCGCTATCGGATCGGTTCTTCTGCTCGCACTCGTTCTTCGCGGCGCCTATTTTTTTTCCTTGGCGGACCACCCCGAATTCCGCACCCCCATGCTGGACGCGCGCTGGTTCCATCAGCAGGCTCTGTCGATCCTGGACGGGCGGTGGGAAGGGGCGGAAGCGGTCTTCCGCGCTCCCCTCTATCCTCTCTTTCTCGCCGGCGTCTATCGCGTCCTCGGAGCCGATCCGGCGGCCGCGCGCGCCCTTCAGCTTTTCCTCGGCTGCATCGCCGTGCTGCTGTCGATCCGTCTCGGCGGGCGGATCTTCGGGCGGACCGCAGGTCTGATCACGGGGGTCCTCGCCGCGGCCGACTGGATCGTGATCCACTTCGAGGGGGAACTGCTGATCGCGTCGATTCTCCCCCTTCTCGCGACGGTTCTTCTTCTCGCCCTTCTGCGCGCGGAGCGCTCCTCCCGCGCCCGGACGAGTCTTCTCGCCGGCGCCCTCCTCGGCCTCTTCGCCGCCGCCCGTCCGAACGTGCTCCTTTTCCTTCCGGCGGCGGCCTTCCTGCTCGGCCGAGTCGAGAGGAGAAGGGGGCTATTCCTGATCGCGGGCGCTCTCCTCCTGATCGCGCCGATCACCGTGAGGAACCGGATCGTCTCCGGCGAATGGATCCTCCTTTCCTCCCAAGGGGGATTGAACTTTTATATCGGAAACAATAGGGAGGCGGACGGTATGCACGCCGCGTTTCCCGGACTCCCCTCCTGGGTGAACGAGGACGTGGAGAGAGTGACCGCCGTCAGGATCGGACACCGACCCTCGCCGAACGAGACGTCCCGGTACTGGCTCGGCGAGGCGCTCCGGGAGATCGGCGGCGATCCGGTCCGTTTCGCCGGGCGGTTCGCGCGCAAGGCGTACTTCCTTCTCTCCTCGTATGAAGTGGGGAACAACCGCGACCTCACCCTTTTCCGTCAAAGCGATCCGGTCCTCCGGCTGCCTCTCCTCTCCTTCGGCGTCCTACTCCCCCTCGCGCTGACGGGGATGTTTTTTCGGCGGCGCTCCGGCCCGGGGCGGTACCTGCTCGAATCGTACCTTCTCTTCTACGGCGCGTCGGTGGCTCTGTTTTTCGTCTGCGCCCGATTCCGGGTCCCCCTTCTCCCGGCGCTTTTCCCCCTCGCCGCGCGGGGACTCCTGGTGCTGTCCGCGCCGATCCGGGAACGCCGTTTCCGCGCCGCCGCCGCGCCGCTCCTCTTCTTCTTCGCCCTGCAGGCCGGAATCTCCGTCGATCCTTTTCACGCGAAGCGTTCCGCCGTCGGCCAAGACGCCTTTCATCGCGGGAATGTTCATGCACGAAGAGATGAGCCGGAGAAAGCCGTCGCCGCCTACCGGGAGGCGATCGAGAGAATCCCCGATTTCCCCGGCGCCCACTATCACCTCGGCGTGGTGCTTCTCGGCATGGGTCGGGAGGAGGAGGGGATTCGCGAGCTCGAGGAGGCGATGCGGCTCGATCCGTCGAACCCGCGGGTGCCGGTCGGCCTCGCGGAGCACCTCGCTTCCCAAGGGGAGCGGCGGGAGGCGGAACGCCTCTACCGAAGCGCCATCCGCGCCGATCCCTATTTCCCCGGCGCGGTGATGGGGCTCGGCGGCCTTCTCGCCGAGGAGGGGAGGGCCGAGGAGGCGGAACCCCTTCTCCGGCGCGGGCTCGATTTGGCGCCGGGGGAGCCGGCCGCCCTCCTCAACCTGGGGAAGTTTCTCGCCTCCACCGGGAGGGAGGAGGAGGCCCGGCCTCTCCTGGAGCGGCTGACGCGTGTCGCGCCGGACCGGAAGGAGGGGTGGTTCGAGTTGGGCCTGCTTCTCCATCGCGGCGGAGACCCGGCGGCCGCCGCGAAGGCGTACCGGAACGCCGCCCGCCTCGACCCGGCGGACCGGCGTTCCCGGATGAACCTCGCCCTCGCGCTTCGACAGATCGGCGACGGCGAGGGGGCGGCGCGGGTGCTTCGGGAGGTGATCGCCGCGCACCCGGAGGACGGGGAGGCGCGCCGCCGCTTGGAGGACCTGCGGGGGGAGGCGGGCGACTAG
- a CDS encoding tetratricopeptide repeat protein gives MPDRENNQNERGRSGFPGAPLAGAVVVFVLFHVAASLFFPERVWSAHHLRFLPPPWIAVWAAVLAIVLAPPLRRRAADAADALLDRAGRLGRPGSFLLFTATVLFLYLFRTQNLFLGDGWLLTSVVRNPEETGLGSAGYLSLAIHRGVLAALRVVRPGAGGAAPFRVTACLAGGAAVWIARALAAELGRTPRARRLLFATLLLSGGSLLFFGYVEYYPPMQAALLLYLWLGVRRLRGRGGLILPTAALGLAAVFHVSAVVFAPTWIVLALRGKAPGRRARPLLAVAAAAAAAGGWALLHFTERAYRGWEAFLPLGGAGDQSYGFFSVAHAVDAANLLFLILGGALLLPLLRWGAEARSGVPDDQAVEGNDGEEGDRTDGGGDRAAALFLAVAAAFGLAAFLFFDPKLGSRDWDLMALPLFPFLLFLARPLFFGRVEPRKDAAALLVGAMILHTFPWVAAQLDRDRAVRMTLAMVAEDPHYDNPAARAPKSFGVLLARRGYDREAGLLFERAAEKKEDPQNLFNLGTNRARRGDLLGAVGPLEEAIRLDPGYREAYVNLATVRVRLNEPARAESTLRALIAASPDYGKGYRLLGTLLVDEGRVPDGLDALREAVRLDPRDGDGWTRIGIVLAGLGGREEAKSALGRALEIDPANERARNVLNALEKRDDPERGAASSGGDGR, from the coding sequence TTGCCCGACAGGGAGAACAACCAAAACGAGCGGGGCCGTTCGGGATTTCCCGGCGCGCCGTTGGCCGGGGCGGTGGTCGTGTTCGTGCTCTTCCATGTCGCCGCGTCTCTCTTTTTTCCGGAGCGCGTCTGGAGCGCGCACCATCTGCGATTTCTCCCTCCCCCCTGGATCGCGGTTTGGGCCGCCGTCCTCGCGATCGTTCTCGCGCCCCCGCTCCGACGGCGCGCGGCGGATGCAGCGGACGCCCTCTTGGACCGTGCCGGCCGACTCGGCCGCCCGGGTTCGTTCCTTCTCTTCACGGCGACCGTTCTCTTCCTCTATCTCTTCCGAACGCAAAATCTCTTCCTGGGCGACGGCTGGCTCCTGACGTCGGTGGTCCGGAACCCGGAGGAGACCGGCCTGGGGAGCGCGGGCTACCTCTCTCTCGCCATTCATCGGGGCGTTCTCGCCGCCCTCCGCGTGGTCCGGCCCGGCGCGGGCGGCGCCGCTCCCTTCCGCGTCACCGCTTGTCTCGCGGGCGGCGCGGCGGTTTGGATCGCCCGGGCGCTCGCCGCCGAGTTGGGCCGCACCCCCCGCGCGCGGCGCCTGCTCTTCGCGACGCTCCTCCTCTCCGGCGGATCGCTTCTCTTCTTCGGTTATGTGGAGTACTACCCGCCGATGCAGGCGGCGCTCCTCCTTTATCTGTGGCTCGGCGTCCGTCGGCTCCGGGGGAGGGGAGGACTCATTCTCCCCACGGCGGCGCTCGGTCTCGCCGCGGTGTTTCATGTCTCCGCCGTCGTCTTCGCACCGACCTGGATCGTACTCGCTCTTCGCGGGAAGGCGCCGGGACGGCGCGCGCGCCCGCTCCTCGCCGTCGCCGCGGCGGCCGCCGCCGCGGGGGGATGGGCGCTGCTGCACTTCACGGAGAGAGCCTATCGCGGGTGGGAGGCGTTCCTCCCGCTCGGCGGCGCGGGAGACCAAAGCTACGGGTTCTTCTCCGTGGCCCACGCCGTCGACGCGGCGAACCTGCTTTTCCTCATACTCGGAGGCGCGCTCCTTCTCCCCCTGCTCCGGTGGGGCGCGGAGGCGCGCTCCGGCGTCCCGGACGATCAGGCGGTCGAGGGGAACGACGGTGAGGAGGGCGATCGGACGGATGGCGGCGGCGACCGGGCGGCGGCCCTTTTTCTCGCCGTCGCGGCGGCGTTCGGTCTCGCGGCGTTTCTCTTTTTCGATCCCAAACTGGGCAGCCGCGACTGGGATCTGATGGCGCTCCCGCTCTTTCCCTTCCTTCTCTTTCTCGCGCGTCCGCTTTTCTTCGGGCGCGTCGAGCCGAGGAAGGACGCGGCGGCCCTCCTCGTCGGGGCGATGATCCTTCACACCTTTCCTTGGGTCGCCGCGCAGCTCGATCGGGACCGGGCGGTGCGGATGACCCTCGCCATGGTCGCCGAAGACCCGCATTACGACAACCCGGCGGCGCGCGCGCCCAAATCGTTCGGGGTTCTCTTGGCGAGGCGCGGGTACGACCGCGAGGCGGGTTTGCTCTTCGAGCGGGCGGCGGAGAAGAAGGAGGACCCGCAGAACCTGTTCAACCTGGGAACCAATCGGGCGCGGCGGGGGGATCTCCTCGGCGCCGTCGGTCCTCTGGAGGAGGCGATCCGTCTCGATCCCGGTTATCGCGAGGCTTACGTGAACCTCGCTACCGTCCGTGTCCGTCTGAATGAACCGGCCCGCGCCGAGTCGACTCTCCGCGCGCTGATCGCGGCGTCGCCGGACTATGGGAAGGGATACCGCCTTCTCGGCACGCTCCTCGTCGACGAGGGACGCGTCCCGGATGGGCTTGACGCGCTACGGGAAGCGGTCCGCCTCGATCCGCGGGACGGCGACGGATGGACCCGCATCGGGATCGTGCTCGCGGGGCTCGGCGGGCGCGAAGAGGCGAAGAGCGCTCTCGGGCGCGCGCTCGAGATCGACCCGGCGAACGAGAGGGCGCGGAACGTGCTGAACGCCCTGGAGAAAAGGGACGACCCGGAGAGGGGCGCGGCGTCGTCCGGAGGAGATGGTCGATGA
- a CDS encoding FAD-binding protein: MSEFAGHLRARLRGEVRTDRLGRGLYATDASVYRITPVAVAIPLDEEDVVAAVRTAAEEGIPVIPRGAGTSLGGQVTGEALVLDLSKHLNRLVETDPEGHWARVQPGLVRDELTVLLAARRLHFAPDPATSNRASIGGMIGNNSSGMRSLVFGKTVDHVLEARVLLADGEIVTLRKLAPEEAARAAVAGGREGELVGGLRRIVRENGDAIRARFPKVMRRVAGYCLDELLDPTDWNPAKLMAGSEGTLGVLLDAKIRLEPLPRHTALAVAHYGSLDAALRAVPAVLRHHPSAVEVLDGTVIDRARTSPSTASLCDFLEGTPRAILIVEFLDENGESACRRARDFAAETLRAGPAEACPVRETREEQARVWEVRRAGLGLVTSIRGNRKPIPFIEDACVPVEHLAEYIERIDRVCRERGTRSVLYGHASVGVLHVRPLLDLHRPEDVETMKTISRAAFDLIRGYGGSWSGEHGDGLVRSAYLEEFFGPEVYGAFREVKRLFDPENRMNPGKIVDAPPMDRNLRAGGRPRPEAPVTVYHYRSAGGFLEAVELCVGVGACRKTGVGTMCPSYIATRDEDHSTRGRANALQLALAGELGPEALDGDDLEGVLDLCLSCKSCKTECPSGVDMAKLKGEFLQRYRDRHGTALRDRIVAFSPRAAALASGPLAPIVNAAQRNPLFRLLLERFAGLDRRRVAPAYARRPFPEWFRRRRGRSGGRVVALFDDTYMNYHEPRVGVAAVELLESCGYEVVLARAGCCQRPRISHGFLRDAKREGERTLRNLDRLVRDGIPVVVCEPGCASALLDDLPDLMDDAALAERIVAGVHPIDVFLDNEVREGRIEGAWTARAEKIWIHGHCHQKALFGTESMKRILALAPGARTREIDSGCCGMAGSFGYEKEHYELSMRVGEDRLFPALRGLPEDAVIVACGFSCRHQIADASGRRAVHWVETVRGPAL; encoded by the coding sequence ATGAGCGAATTCGCCGGGCATCTGCGCGCGCGCCTCCGGGGGGAGGTCCGAACCGACCGGCTCGGCCGCGGTCTCTACGCCACCGACGCGAGCGTCTACCGGATCACGCCGGTCGCCGTTGCGATCCCCCTGGACGAGGAGGACGTGGTCGCCGCGGTGCGGACCGCCGCCGAGGAGGGGATCCCGGTGATTCCCCGTGGGGCGGGCACGAGCCTCGGCGGACAGGTCACCGGCGAGGCGCTCGTGCTGGACCTCTCGAAGCACCTGAACCGGCTCGTCGAGACGGACCCGGAGGGACACTGGGCGCGCGTGCAGCCCGGTCTCGTCCGGGACGAGCTGACCGTTCTCCTCGCGGCGAGACGGCTCCATTTCGCGCCCGACCCCGCCACCTCCAACCGGGCTTCCATCGGCGGCATGATCGGCAACAACTCCTCCGGCATGCGGAGCCTCGTCTTCGGGAAAACGGTGGACCACGTCCTCGAGGCGCGGGTCCTCCTGGCGGACGGAGAGATCGTGACGCTCCGGAAGCTCGCGCCCGAGGAGGCGGCCCGCGCCGCGGTCGCCGGCGGCCGGGAAGGGGAACTCGTCGGCGGACTCCGGCGGATCGTGCGGGAGAACGGCGACGCGATCCGCGCCCGCTTCCCCAAGGTCATGCGACGCGTCGCCGGGTACTGCCTGGACGAGTTGCTCGATCCGACGGATTGGAATCCGGCGAAACTGATGGCCGGAAGCGAGGGGACGCTCGGAGTTCTTTTAGACGCGAAGATCCGGCTGGAGCCTCTTCCGCGGCACACCGCCCTCGCCGTCGCCCACTACGGCTCCCTCGACGCCGCGCTCCGGGCCGTGCCGGCCGTCCTCCGACACCATCCCTCGGCGGTGGAGGTGCTGGACGGAACGGTGATCGATCGCGCCCGCACCAGCCCGAGCACGGCCTCTCTCTGCGACTTCCTCGAAGGAACCCCCCGGGCGATTCTGATCGTGGAGTTCCTGGACGAAAACGGGGAATCCGCCTGCAGGCGGGCCCGTGACTTCGCCGCGGAGACGCTCCGCGCCGGCCCCGCCGAAGCATGCCCGGTTCGGGAGACCCGCGAGGAGCAGGCGCGGGTGTGGGAGGTGCGCCGCGCCGGCCTCGGCCTGGTCACGTCGATCCGCGGAAACAGGAAACCGATCCCCTTCATCGAGGACGCCTGCGTTCCCGTGGAGCATCTCGCCGAGTACATCGAGAGGATCGACCGGGTTTGCCGCGAGAGAGGAACGCGGTCCGTCCTTTACGGACACGCCAGCGTGGGCGTTCTCCACGTGCGCCCTCTCCTCGACCTCCACCGGCCGGAGGACGTGGAGACGATGAAAACGATCTCCCGGGCCGCCTTCGACCTGATCCGCGGGTACGGCGGTTCGTGGAGCGGTGAGCACGGCGACGGGCTCGTGCGGAGCGCCTATCTGGAGGAATTCTTCGGACCCGAAGTGTACGGCGCTTTCCGGGAGGTGAAGCGCCTTTTCGATCCGGAGAACCGGATGAACCCCGGGAAGATCGTGGATGCGCCTCCGATGGATCGGAACCTCCGCGCCGGCGGGCGGCCGCGGCCGGAAGCCCCGGTCACGGTCTACCATTACCGGAGCGCCGGCGGTTTCCTGGAAGCGGTGGAGCTGTGCGTCGGCGTCGGCGCCTGCCGCAAGACCGGCGTGGGGACGATGTGCCCGAGCTACATCGCCACCCGGGATGAAGACCACTCCACCCGGGGGCGGGCCAACGCGCTGCAGCTCGCCCTCGCCGGCGAACTCGGGCCGGAAGCCCTCGACGGAGACGATCTGGAGGGCGTGCTCGATCTCTGCCTCTCCTGCAAGTCCTGCAAGACCGAGTGCCCCAGCGGCGTGGACATGGCGAAGCTGAAGGGAGAGTTCCTGCAACGTTACCGGGACCGGCACGGAACGGCGCTCCGGGACCGGATCGTCGCCTTCTCGCCGCGCGCGGCGGCGCTCGCCTCCGGCCCGCTCGCCCCGATCGTGAACGCCGCGCAGAGAAATCCCCTTTTCCGTCTCCTTCTGGAACGGTTCGCCGGCCTGGACCGCCGCCGCGTCGCCCCCGCCTACGCGCGCCGCCCCTTCCCGGAGTGGTTTCGGCGGCGGCGCGGGCGATCCGGCGGCCGCGTGGTCGCCCTCTTCGACGACACCTACATGAATTATCACGAACCGAGGGTCGGCGTCGCCGCGGTGGAGTTGCTCGAATCATGCGGGTATGAAGTGGTTCTCGCCCGCGCGGGCTGTTGCCAGCGCCCCCGCATCTCCCACGGCTTCCTCCGGGACGCCAAACGAGAGGGGGAACGCACGCTCCGCAATCTGGATCGTCTCGTCCGGGACGGGATCCCCGTCGTGGTCTGCGAACCGGGCTGCGCCTCGGCGCTCCTGGACGATCTCCCCGACCTGATGGACGACGCGGCCCTCGCGGAACGGATCGTCGCCGGCGTCCACCCCATCGACGTCTTCCTGGACAATGAGGTTCGGGAGGGACGAATCGAAGGCGCCTGGACCGCTAGGGCGGAGAAGATCTGGATCCACGGCCACTGCCACCAGAAGGCGCTCTTCGGCACCGAGTCGATGAAAAGGATCCTGGCCCTCGCGCCCGGCGCCCGGACGCGGGAGATCGACTCGGGCTGCTGCGGGATGGCCGGATCCTTCGGCTATGAAAAGGAACACTACGAGCTGTCCATGCGCGTGGGCGAGGACCGGCTCTTCCCGGCGCTCCGCGGACTGCCCGAGGACGCCGTCATCGTCGCCTGCGGGTTCAGCTGCCGCCATCAGATCGCCGACGCTTCCGGCCGCCGCGCCGTTCACTGGGTGGAGACGGTGCGCGGTCCCGCCCTCTAG
- the larA gene encoding nickel-dependent lactate racemase, protein MVPGIRYGRGWIDVPLPARAEVRVVTPAEPEPLPDPGGAVLLALEKPIDSPPLARVAEGKGSAVVVVPDATRPLPLPIVLPPILDTLAAAIPQERITILFATGMHRPVGDEEARRLLGGEVAARFRFLSHDPARVERIGVASRGTPMWIDRVYLEHSLRVLVGLVEPHLLAGFSGGRKMVAPGVIGLDAMPILHGPEMIGHRRARTGILEGNPFHEEALEIARAAGADFTVNVILGGGRVPAGVFAGELEHSHLEACRALIRSARRAVPGGADLAVTCGGGAPLDATFYQSVKGIVGAEGIVRPGGAVLLAASCDEGWGSAPFVELLGETPDLEAFLRWARRPGSFRKDQWMVQHLREAMAERRIFLFSEGLDPERTRSFGITPAAGVAEGVERALEGIGRPRVVVLPEGPYTWVVPED, encoded by the coding sequence TTGGTTCCCGGAATCCGATACGGCCGAGGATGGATCGATGTTCCTCTACCCGCGCGGGCCGAGGTGCGCGTGGTGACCCCCGCCGAGCCGGAACCCCTCCCGGATCCGGGCGGCGCGGTCCTCCTCGCCCTGGAAAAACCGATCGATTCACCGCCCCTGGCGCGCGTCGCCGAAGGGAAAGGGTCCGCGGTGGTCGTGGTCCCCGACGCCACCCGCCCCCTCCCGCTCCCGATCGTCCTCCCGCCGATTCTGGACACTCTCGCCGCGGCGATCCCGCAGGAGAGGATCACCATTCTCTTCGCCACCGGCATGCACCGCCCCGTCGGCGACGAAGAAGCGCGGCGGCTCCTCGGCGGAGAGGTCGCGGCGCGCTTCCGCTTCCTCTCCCACGACCCCGCGCGGGTGGAACGGATCGGCGTCGCTTCGCGCGGCACCCCGATGTGGATCGACCGCGTCTACCTGGAGCACTCCTTGCGCGTCTTGGTGGGACTCGTGGAACCGCACCTCCTGGCCGGTTTCTCGGGGGGACGGAAGATGGTCGCCCCCGGCGTCATCGGCCTGGACGCGATGCCGATCCTCCACGGGCCGGAGATGATCGGCCACCGCCGGGCCCGGACCGGCATCCTGGAGGGAAACCCGTTCCATGAGGAGGCGCTGGAGATCGCCCGCGCCGCCGGCGCGGACTTCACGGTGAACGTGATTCTGGGCGGCGGGCGCGTCCCGGCGGGAGTCTTCGCCGGCGAACTGGAGCACTCTCATCTGGAAGCATGCCGCGCCCTGATCCGTTCCGCGCGCCGCGCCGTACCCGGCGGCGCCGACCTGGCCGTCACGTGCGGCGGCGGCGCTCCGCTGGACGCCACGTTTTATCAAAGCGTCAAGGGAATCGTCGGCGCGGAAGGGATCGTCCGTCCCGGCGGCGCGGTGCTTCTCGCCGCCTCCTGCGACGAGGGGTGGGGGAGCGCGCCCTTCGTCGAGCTTCTCGGCGAGACGCCGGACCTGGAAGCCTTTTTGCGTTGGGCCCGCCGCCCCGGCTCCTTCCGCAAGGACCAGTGGATGGTGCAACACCTCCGGGAGGCGATGGCGGAACGGAGAATCTTCCTCTTCTCGGAGGGCCTCGACCCGGAAAGGACGCGCTCCTTCGGGATCACGCCGGCGGCCGGCGTCGCCGAAGGCGTGGAGAGGGCGCTCGAAGGGATCGGGCGCCCCCGGGTGGTCGTCCTACCCGAGGGGCCCTACACTTGGGTCGTTCCGGAAGATTAA